From Levilactobacillus zymae, a single genomic window includes:
- a CDS encoding amino acid permease, with product MAISRLFRREKLDSYLSSDQHFAKTMSAKDLMSLGIGAVIGTGIFILPGTIAAQYSGPGIVLSFLLAAVVCSTAAMCYAEFASVLPVAGSAYSYGNLVFGEIIGWVLGWALILEYVLAVAAVANAFGAYFKSFVAGFHLTIPTAIAGPFDPAHGTYGNLVAILVVVLISWLLNRGMRESMRINNAIVIVKIAIIILFVVVGAFYVRPANWHPFAPFGAAGIRRGAATVFFAYLGFDVVSSSAAEVKNPRRNMPIGIIGTLVVATVLYMLVAIVLTGMVTYTKLNVADPVAFALTLVHQNWTSGIISLGALAGMFTMMVTMIYSSSRLIYSVGRDGLLPKFLGKIDTQTGTPKHSLIVVTVVIALLGGFVPLDQLTNLVNIGTLVVFLFVSFGIIRLRHLPEMPHNTGFKVPFYPVLPIISGLLCFYMMLQLPAETWIASSIWFALGLVIYLTYGLRHSRLNDQD from the coding sequence ATGGCTATTTCACGTCTCTTTCGCCGCGAGAAACTCGACAGTTACCTCAGCAGCGACCAACATTTTGCAAAAACCATGTCCGCTAAGGATCTCATGTCCTTAGGGATTGGTGCGGTCATCGGAACCGGGATCTTCATTCTACCGGGGACCATTGCCGCACAGTACAGTGGTCCCGGGATTGTCTTGTCCTTCCTACTGGCCGCCGTCGTCTGTTCCACCGCCGCCATGTGTTACGCGGAATTCGCTTCCGTCCTGCCCGTCGCCGGTTCGGCCTACTCCTACGGCAACCTGGTCTTCGGCGAAATCATCGGTTGGGTCCTGGGCTGGGCGTTGATTCTCGAATACGTCTTGGCCGTGGCCGCCGTCGCCAACGCCTTCGGGGCCTATTTCAAATCGTTCGTGGCCGGCTTTCACCTCACCATCCCGACAGCGATCGCCGGGCCCTTCGACCCGGCGCACGGCACCTACGGCAACCTGGTCGCCATTCTGGTTGTGGTCCTGATTAGCTGGCTTCTGAACCGGGGGATGCGCGAATCCATGCGGATCAATAACGCCATCGTGATCGTCAAAATTGCCATCATTATTTTATTCGTTGTGGTCGGGGCGTTCTACGTTCGGCCCGCTAATTGGCACCCCTTCGCCCCGTTTGGCGCCGCCGGGATTCGCCGTGGCGCCGCAACCGTCTTCTTCGCCTACTTAGGGTTTGACGTGGTCTCCTCTTCGGCAGCCGAGGTTAAGAATCCTCGCCGCAACATGCCTATCGGGATCATCGGCACACTGGTCGTTGCCACCGTGCTTTATATGCTAGTCGCCATCGTGTTGACCGGGATGGTGACCTACACCAAGTTAAACGTGGCCGACCCCGTCGCTTTCGCACTGACCCTGGTTCACCAGAACTGGACGTCCGGGATCATCTCACTAGGAGCTCTGGCCGGAATGTTTACCATGATGGTCACCATGATCTACAGCTCGTCGCGGTTAATCTACTCGGTCGGGCGGGACGGTTTATTGCCCAAGTTTCTGGGTAAGATTGACACGCAAACGGGAACACCCAAGCACAGCCTGATTGTAGTCACGGTGGTCATCGCCTTGCTAGGCGGCTTCGTGCCACTAGACCAACTAACCAACCTGGTCAACATCGGGACGCTGGTGGTATTTTTGTTCGTTTCCTTCGGGATCATCCGTCTGCGCCACTTGCCAGAAATGCCGCACAATACGGGCTTTAAGGTGCCCTTCTACCCGGTACTACCCATCATTTCGGGGCTCCTGTGCTTCTACATGATGCTGCAGTTGCCCGCTGAAACCTGGATTGCTTCCTCTATCTGGTTTGCTTTGGGCCTAGTGATTTATCTGACCTACGGCTTACGGCACAGTCGGCTAAACGACCAGGACTAG
- a CDS encoding Xaa-Pro dipeptidyl-peptidase, which translates to MRNHQFAIRPTTPAQALAELHQIRFLDDTTEALTTPSALLRAFYAKSWPEFPTTSSVDAQLANLLATSDTDAAAFLAAHDNVPVTVFYNLALQRLNFAVSRDFDLADPLAAMTKIQLPVSSHAGADFTLAELKQAWYLLLATHTKTGQTFLDQLTTHGYFVPFYHDASVTKPLLFNGKAQAVFDTSELLRDVVYVESSQDTDHDGQRDLLKVEILRPAETADGLKVPVLFTSSPYNQGTNDAEGEALTHNVNVPLTPKQPVHRTLADVTAPETPSTVPAPRPVTATTRDAEEHFAREQSYTLNDYFLARGFAVAYAAGIGTKDSDGLRTTGDPDETISTTAVIEWLAGNRTAFTTRAATTAITAWWSNHAIAMTGRSYLGTLSTAAATTGVQGLKTVISEAAISSWYDYYRDGGLVIAPGGFPGEDADVLAEEVFSRQQQAGAYHRLQGKWQAALAQITHDQDRTTGNYNRFWDARNYLKHAQDIKADLLLVHGLNDWNVKPRNVNNLWNAVRDLPVTKKLILHQGQHIYINAFRSIDYTDIVNLWLTHELLGVDNQAETLLPNVIIQDNTQPERWQAFDDWDAPTNPQRRFTLREGELIDAPVATPGTGAISFSDQLPVKQFEHYTHHIDDWQADLLGDKHNAMANHRLIFKSAGLEHDLVLDGKPSINLRVAVNQPVGMLSFQLVDYGDAKRLKANPTPLRQALDLGYHWREDSLREFQLGPITPWHLITKGHRNLQNRTNTYQVDELKPNVFYDLSVTLQPTHHRLLAGHQLGLVIYATDFGMTVRGNQDLQYSIQLDTATLTVPTLAD; encoded by the coding sequence ATGCGTAATCATCAATTTGCAATTCGTCCCACCACGCCCGCACAGGCGTTAGCCGAATTGCACCAAATTCGTTTCTTAGACGACACCACGGAAGCCCTCACGACACCTAGCGCCCTCCTCAGGGCCTTTTATGCCAAGAGTTGGCCCGAATTTCCGACCACGAGTAGTGTCGACGCCCAGCTAGCTAACTTGTTAGCAACGTCCGACACCGATGCAGCGGCCTTTCTAGCCGCTCACGATAACGTGCCGGTCACGGTTTTTTACAACTTAGCGCTCCAACGGTTGAACTTTGCGGTCAGTCGGGATTTCGACTTAGCCGATCCGTTAGCCGCCATGACTAAGATCCAATTACCCGTCAGTTCCCATGCCGGGGCCGACTTCACGCTGGCCGAACTCAAACAGGCCTGGTACCTGCTGCTAGCCACCCACACCAAAACCGGGCAAACCTTCCTGGACCAACTGACCACCCACGGTTATTTCGTGCCGTTCTACCACGACGCCAGCGTCACCAAACCGCTCCTCTTTAACGGTAAGGCCCAAGCGGTCTTCGATACCAGCGAGCTACTACGCGACGTGGTCTACGTGGAAAGTTCTCAAGACACCGATCACGATGGGCAACGCGACTTGCTAAAGGTCGAGATCTTACGTCCGGCCGAAACTGCCGATGGGCTGAAGGTCCCCGTGCTCTTCACGTCGAGTCCCTACAACCAAGGCACCAACGACGCCGAGGGCGAGGCGCTGACCCATAACGTCAACGTGCCGTTGACCCCTAAGCAGCCCGTGCATCGGACGTTAGCCGACGTGACCGCACCGGAGACGCCCTCCACGGTTCCCGCTCCGCGGCCCGTAACGGCAACGACCCGTGACGCCGAGGAACACTTTGCGCGCGAGCAATCTTACACGCTTAACGATTACTTCTTAGCCCGCGGGTTTGCCGTGGCCTACGCCGCCGGAATCGGGACCAAGGACTCCGACGGGTTACGGACCACCGGGGACCCTGACGAAACCATTTCGACCACCGCCGTGATTGAGTGGCTCGCCGGCAACCGCACGGCCTTCACGACCCGTGCGGCCACGACGGCCATTACCGCGTGGTGGTCCAACCACGCTATCGCCATGACCGGGCGCTCCTACCTGGGGACCCTGTCGACGGCCGCCGCCACTACCGGGGTTCAGGGCTTAAAGACCGTCATCAGTGAAGCCGCCATTTCCAGTTGGTACGACTACTACCGCGACGGTGGCCTGGTGATTGCCCCGGGTGGTTTCCCGGGTGAGGACGCCGACGTCTTGGCCGAAGAGGTCTTCAGTCGCCAACAACAGGCCGGCGCTTACCACCGACTTCAGGGCAAGTGGCAGGCTGCGTTAGCCCAGATTACCCACGATCAAGACCGGACTACCGGCAACTACAATCGCTTCTGGGACGCCCGCAACTACTTGAAACACGCCCAAGACATCAAGGCCGACCTCCTGTTGGTCCACGGCCTCAACGACTGGAACGTTAAGCCCCGCAACGTGAATAATCTGTGGAACGCGGTCAGAGACCTCCCCGTCACCAAGAAGCTGATTCTCCATCAGGGCCAACACATCTACATCAACGCCTTTCGGTCCATCGACTACACCGACATCGTCAATCTCTGGTTAACCCACGAACTGTTGGGGGTGGATAATCAGGCCGAGACGCTCCTACCTAACGTGATTATTCAAGACAACACGCAACCGGAACGTTGGCAAGCCTTCGATGATTGGGACGCCCCGACTAACCCGCAACGCCGCTTTACCCTGCGCGAGGGTGAACTGATTGACGCGCCCGTAGCCACTCCGGGGACCGGCGCCATCAGCTTTAGCGACCAATTGCCCGTTAAACAATTTGAACACTACACCCACCACATCGATGACTGGCAGGCCGACCTGCTGGGCGATAAACACAACGCCATGGCCAACCACCGGTTGATTTTCAAATCGGCCGGCCTAGAGCACGACCTGGTGCTCGATGGCAAGCCCAGCATTAACCTGCGCGTGGCCGTTAACCAGCCCGTGGGGATGCTGAGTTTCCAACTGGTCGATTACGGTGACGCCAAACGTCTTAAGGCCAACCCAACACCCTTACGTCAGGCCCTAGACTTGGGTTACCACTGGCGTGAAGACAGTCTGCGGGAATTCCAGCTGGGACCAATCACCCCCTGGCACCTGATCACCAAGGGGCATCGTAATTTGCAAAACCGGACCAACACCTATCAGGTCGACGAGTTGAAACCCAACGTCTTCTACGACCTGAGCGTCACGTTACAACCCACTCACCATCGGCTATTGGCCGGCCATCAGCTGGGGCTGGTCATCTACGCCACCGACTTTGGCATGACGGTGCGTGGTAATCAGGACCTGCAATATTCCATCCAGCTCGATACGGCCACCTTGACCGTTCCCACGTTAGCGGATTAG
- a CDS encoding proline-specific peptidase family protein — protein sequence MKQGTTIITLDNGYHLWTNTQGTGDIHLLALHGGPGGNHEYWEDTAQQLAKQGLNVQVHMYDQLGSWYSDQPDYSQHENQKLLTYDYFLDEVEEVRQKLGIDHFYLIGQSWGGALVQMYSLKYGQHLKGAIISSMVDNIDEYVVNVNKIREKIMTADQLAYMKQVEANGNYDDAKYQGLVDILNKGYVDRKQPAAISHLIDTTATDVYGAFQGDNEFVITGKLKEWDVRDQLKNDQVPTLVTFGEHETMPLATGKRMAETIPHARWATTPEGGHHHMIDNAPVYYDHLATFIRDVENDNFND from the coding sequence ATGAAACAAGGAACCACTATCATCACGCTCGACAACGGCTACCACCTCTGGACCAACACCCAAGGAACCGGCGACATTCACTTGCTGGCCTTACACGGGGGCCCCGGTGGTAACCACGAATACTGGGAAGACACTGCTCAGCAACTCGCCAAGCAAGGCCTGAACGTTCAAGTCCACATGTACGACCAACTGGGTTCCTGGTACTCCGACCAACCCGACTATAGTCAACACGAAAACCAAAAGTTACTGACCTACGACTACTTCTTGGATGAAGTCGAAGAAGTCCGGCAAAAATTGGGCATCGACCACTTCTACCTGATCGGTCAATCCTGGGGTGGCGCACTGGTTCAAATGTACTCCTTAAAGTACGGCCAACACCTCAAGGGAGCTATCATCTCCTCGATGGTCGATAACATCGACGAATACGTGGTCAACGTCAACAAGATTCGTGAGAAAATCATGACGGCCGACCAATTAGCCTACATGAAGCAGGTTGAAGCCAACGGAAACTACGACGATGCCAAGTACCAAGGCCTAGTCGACATCTTGAACAAGGGCTACGTCGACCGGAAGCAACCGGCCGCCATCTCCCACCTGATCGACACCACGGCAACCGACGTTTACGGTGCCTTCCAAGGCGATAACGAATTCGTCATCACCGGGAAACTTAAGGAATGGGACGTTCGCGACCAACTCAAAAACGACCAAGTGCCCACGTTAGTGACCTTCGGGGAACACGAAACCATGCCACTGGCCACGGGTAAGCGGATGGCCGAAACCATTCCCCACGCCCGGTGGGCCACGACGCCTGAAGGTGGCCACCACCACATGATCGATAACGCGCCGGTCTACTACGACCATTTGGCAACGTTCATTCGTGACGTGGAAAACGATAACTTCAACGATTAA
- a CDS encoding DapH/DapD/GlmU-related protein, producing the protein MVKKISTAILQQGAHKDIFQRVTDGDWYQYVHEPKMQAIVQQSAQTVQRINDVAKTDIAQANRLIREFLPNLGQDVELYCPIISIEHPQQLTIGDGSFINARLQVISAGKVTIGKRCFIGPNCQLFTPNHPTDDWQLRAQGWEYDSPITIGDDCWFGGSVIVLPGVTIGHHVVVGAGAVVTHDLPDNVIAAGNPARVIRPVRQPK; encoded by the coding sequence ATGGTTAAAAAGATTAGCACCGCCATTTTACAGCAGGGTGCACATAAAGATATTTTTCAACGGGTGACCGATGGAGACTGGTATCAGTACGTCCATGAACCGAAAATGCAGGCCATTGTGCAGCAAAGTGCCCAGACGGTCCAGCGAATTAACGACGTGGCCAAGACCGATATCGCGCAGGCCAATCGCCTCATTCGCGAATTTTTGCCTAATCTGGGGCAAGACGTTGAGTTATACTGTCCCATTATCAGCATTGAGCATCCCCAACAACTAACGATTGGCGACGGAAGCTTTATTAACGCCCGCTTACAGGTCATTAGTGCGGGCAAGGTCACCATCGGCAAACGCTGTTTTATTGGGCCGAACTGCCAGCTCTTCACGCCCAACCATCCCACGGACGATTGGCAACTTAGAGCCCAGGGATGGGAATACGACTCCCCCATCACCATCGGGGATGACTGTTGGTTCGGCGGGTCGGTCATCGTTTTGCCCGGTGTAACGATTGGTCATCACGTGGTCGTCGGTGCGGGCGCCGTAGTGACCCACGATTTACCGGATAACGTGATTGCGGCCGGCAATCCGGCGCGGGTCATCCGCCCGGTGCGACAGCCCAAGTAA
- a CDS encoding L,D-transpeptidase, with protein MKHFRKLLLVVLVVLVAGWGLNHLFQRLSATSTPRTSQSAKKTTTNSTTQAEAKTINWRKPSESKPYPNLKQHPNAWLDVNTTRQRVYIKDGQHVLYTMYCSTGTGKKNGTPTGTYHIQSERGTFFYNQSSGEGARYWVSWKDHGIYLFHSVPTDQDGHYIKKEAEELGKSAASHGCVRLSVADAKWVYETVPYGMKVVIHS; from the coding sequence ATGAAGCACTTTAGAAAACTACTTTTAGTGGTGCTGGTAGTCTTAGTCGCCGGCTGGGGGCTGAACCACCTTTTTCAGCGCTTATCCGCGACGTCCACACCACGAACCAGTCAATCCGCCAAAAAAACAACGACCAACTCGACCACGCAAGCCGAGGCCAAGACCATCAACTGGCGTAAACCATCCGAAAGCAAGCCGTACCCGAACCTAAAACAACATCCTAACGCCTGGTTAGACGTGAACACGACCCGGCAGCGGGTTTACATTAAGGACGGTCAGCACGTCCTCTATACCATGTATTGTTCGACCGGGACGGGGAAGAAGAATGGTACGCCGACCGGGACCTATCACATCCAAAGTGAGCGGGGAACCTTCTTTTATAATCAGAGTTCCGGTGAGGGGGCCCGGTATTGGGTTTCCTGGAAGGACCACGGAATCTACCTCTTCCACAGTGTTCCGACCGACCAAGACGGTCACTACATTAAAAAGGAAGCCGAGGAACTGGGGAAGTCGGCCGCTTCGCACGGCTGTGTGCGGTTATCCGTGGCCGATGCCAAATGGGTCTACGAGACCGTTCCTTATGGCATGAAAGTGGTTATTCACAGTTAA
- a CDS encoding L,D-transpeptidase — protein sequence MRNFRKLLIIIGLLAVAGWGLNQLLRVFQIGVSQPAIDWRAPSEDQAYPDLTRYPHAWLDVNTRRQRVYVRNGRRTLYTMYCSTGTGANATPTGTFYIQAERGKFFYNPTSGEGARYWVSWKDHGVYLFHSVPTNKQGDYITKEAKQLGRTAASHGCIRLSVADAQWVYRHVPYGMKVVIHA from the coding sequence GTGCGGAACTTTCGTAAATTACTGATCATCATCGGGTTATTGGCGGTGGCCGGTTGGGGACTCAATCAATTACTGCGGGTCTTCCAGATTGGTGTCAGTCAACCAGCCATCGATTGGCGCGCCCCTTCTGAGGACCAAGCTTATCCGGACCTCACCCGTTACCCGCACGCCTGGTTGGACGTTAATACCCGCCGGCAACGGGTCTACGTCAGGAATGGTCGCCGGACGCTTTACACCATGTACTGTTCGACCGGCACGGGAGCCAACGCGACGCCAACCGGCACCTTTTATATCCAGGCCGAGCGGGGGAAGTTCTTCTATAACCCAACGTCCGGTGAGGGAGCCCGTTACTGGGTTTCCTGGAAAGATCATGGGGTGTACCTCTTTCATAGCGTTCCCACGAATAAGCAGGGAGACTACATCACTAAAGAAGCCAAACAGCTTGGACGGACGGCCGCGTCTCACGGCTGCATACGCCTATCCGTAGCCGATGCACAGTGGGTCTACCGGCACGTTCCTTACGGTATGAAGGTGGTTATTCACGCTTAA
- a CDS encoding ABC-F family ATP-binding cassette domain-containing protein: protein MPLLEVDNLSMSFADKQLYADASFQLNKGEHMGVVGQNGVGKSTLIKIITGQELPVTGSVKWQNKARVGYLDQYADIPEGMTLIEFLHTAYADLYEINDRMTALYTEYAEKMDDKLLERAGRLQEQLDARNFYDVETEIERVISGLGLDDIGRDHEVAKMSGGQRSKIILAKLLLENNDVILLDEPTNYLDVTHIAWLEDYLNSFDGAALIVSHDYDFLQNVTNCIINVAFGRITKYRGNFKQAMWQREEREKAQQREFDKQQVVIEKAERFIRKNKAGSKSTMAKSREKMLNRMERVDPPSTNIQAHFDFPYQDTGSQNALVVDQLSVGYDRPLLKPVTFSVTTNQKVGLTGFNGVGKSTLIKSILGLIKAKGGEAHFSPSAKISYFSQDLVWDNDHQTPLQIIQAKYEKLPQKAIRTKLSKCGLDSANAMKPIGELSGGEQTKVKLAMMEFEPANFLIMDEPTNHLDDETKQALKNAIGAFPGNAIIVSHEASFYTGLVDKILNVEKLSLKNATN, encoded by the coding sequence GTGCCACTATTAGAAGTTGATAACCTGAGCATGAGTTTCGCGGACAAGCAATTGTACGCCGATGCCAGCTTTCAACTGAACAAGGGTGAACATATGGGCGTCGTGGGTCAAAACGGGGTCGGTAAGTCCACATTAATCAAGATTATTACGGGCCAGGAGCTCCCCGTGACGGGGTCCGTCAAATGGCAAAACAAGGCGCGGGTCGGTTACTTGGACCAGTACGCGGACATTCCGGAGGGGATGACGCTGATTGAGTTTTTGCATACGGCTTACGCGGACTTATATGAAATAAACGACCGGATGACCGCGCTGTACACGGAATACGCCGAAAAAATGGACGATAAATTACTCGAACGGGCGGGTCGCCTGCAAGAGCAACTCGACGCGCGGAACTTCTACGACGTCGAAACCGAAATCGAACGGGTCATCTCCGGGTTAGGCTTAGACGACATTGGCCGCGACCACGAAGTTGCCAAAATGTCCGGGGGGCAACGATCCAAGATTATCTTGGCTAAGTTGCTGTTGGAAAACAACGACGTCATTCTGTTGGACGAACCGACCAACTACCTGGATGTCACGCATATTGCTTGGTTGGAAGACTACCTGAATAGTTTTGACGGGGCAGCGTTGATTGTGTCTCACGATTACGATTTCTTACAAAACGTCACCAACTGTATCATCAACGTGGCGTTTGGCCGGATCACCAAGTACCGGGGGAACTTCAAGCAGGCCATGTGGCAACGTGAGGAACGCGAGAAGGCCCAGCAACGTGAATTCGATAAACAACAGGTCGTGATCGAAAAGGCTGAACGCTTCATTCGCAAGAATAAGGCCGGTTCTAAGTCGACCATGGCCAAGTCGCGAGAAAAGATGTTGAACCGGATGGAACGGGTCGATCCACCGTCGACCAATATCCAGGCGCACTTCGACTTTCCGTATCAGGATACGGGGTCGCAAAACGCCCTGGTGGTCGATCAACTCTCTGTGGGATACGACCGGCCACTGTTAAAGCCGGTGACCTTCTCGGTAACCACCAATCAGAAGGTGGGCTTGACCGGGTTCAACGGGGTCGGAAAGTCGACGTTGATTAAATCCATCCTGGGTCTGATCAAGGCCAAGGGTGGGGAAGCCCACTTTTCTCCGTCGGCTAAGATCAGCTACTTTAGTCAGGACTTAGTCTGGGATAACGACCACCAGACGCCGCTACAAATTATTCAGGCCAAGTACGAAAAGTTGCCCCAAAAGGCGATTCGGACTAAATTATCCAAGTGTGGGCTGGATTCGGCCAACGCGATGAAGCCCATCGGGGAACTCTCCGGGGGGGAACAAACCAAGGTCAAGCTGGCGATGATGGAATTTGAGCCCGCCAACTTCCTAATCATGGATGAACCGACCAACCATCTGGACGATGAAACCAAGCAGGCCCTCAAGAACGCAATTGGGGCCTTTCCGGGCAACGCCATCATCGTTAGCCATGAGGCCAGCTTCTACACCGGTTTAGTGGACAAGATCTTAAACGTTGAAAAGCTGAGTTTAAAGAACGCCACCAATTAA
- a CDS encoding VOC family protein: MNIRDIDHITLTVSDIERSVRWYHEVFDLPIVEFDDGRRGVKLGKQKINFQVASDPHLPVAKHPTVGAADFAIIATDPLANILSHLTNYAVEIIDGPLPKMGAQGPMTSVYVRDPDENLIEIGKYDN; encoded by the coding sequence ATGAACATTCGTGACATTGACCACATTACCCTGACCGTTAGCGACATCGAGCGTTCCGTGCGCTGGTACCACGAGGTTTTCGATCTCCCCATCGTGGAATTTGACGATGGTCGTCGCGGCGTTAAACTGGGCAAACAAAAAATTAACTTCCAGGTTGCTAGTGACCCCCACTTACCGGTGGCCAAGCACCCCACGGTTGGTGCGGCCGACTTCGCCATCATCGCGACCGATCCCTTAGCCAACATCCTCTCTCATCTGACCAACTACGCGGTGGAAATCATTGACGGCCCATTGCCCAAGATGGGCGCCCAGGGGCCGATGACGTCGGTCTACGTACGCGATCCGGACGAAAACTTAATTGAAATTGGCAAATACGATAACTAG
- a CDS encoding type II CAAX endopeptidase family protein → MHKAPRGIMALFDWLGRCGYWVGFVIIYLADSLILTTATGLASTQPAAATRMIGIMLIYSAGLLAFISWRYQKQLDYDNPRHFGRTPLTFQRFGQLIALFLLMYGVQILWSVLIGAHVLSSPANQTTINQQVQQLPFWNLAYSVFFAPVIEELIFRGIFLNYFFRKNNRWLNILGVLVSGLIFGYMHVGGLSWTLLMYSALGWVLGFTYLHFRDVRYNIALHFMNNALSLL, encoded by the coding sequence ATGCACAAGGCACCTCGGGGCATCATGGCCCTCTTTGATTGGCTCGGCCGGTGTGGGTACTGGGTCGGGTTTGTGATCATTTATTTAGCGGACTCACTGATCCTAACCACGGCCACTGGCTTAGCCAGCACCCAACCTGCCGCGGCCACCCGGATGATTGGCATCATGCTCATCTACTCGGCGGGACTCCTCGCCTTTATCAGCTGGCGTTACCAAAAGCAGCTCGATTACGATAATCCCCGGCACTTTGGGCGCACGCCGCTAACCTTTCAACGGTTCGGGCAGCTCATCGCCCTCTTCTTACTCATGTATGGGGTTCAGATCCTCTGGAGTGTTCTGATTGGCGCTCACGTGTTAAGCAGTCCCGCTAACCAAACCACCATTAACCAGCAAGTTCAACAGCTCCCCTTCTGGAACCTGGCCTACTCGGTCTTCTTCGCCCCTGTGATTGAGGAGTTGATTTTTCGGGGCATTTTTTTAAATTACTTTTTCCGCAAGAACAACCGCTGGCTGAATATTCTCGGCGTCCTGGTTTCCGGTCTAATCTTCGGTTACATGCACGTGGGGGGCTTGTCCTGGACCCTGCTGATGTACTCGGCGTTAGGTTGGGTGCTCGGCTTCACCTACCTGCACTTCCGCGACGTCCGTTACAATATCGCGCTACACTTTATGAATAACGCATTATCCCTACTTTAA
- a CDS encoding DegV family protein has product MKLAIMTDTSAGITPQEAESRGITLLSAPIMFGNRQYHEYQDLSPADYYRLLRLSKPRKMVPTAPQISMQTLHTACDQLAQQQVTDVIVIGPTSGLSGFMTTLGAYVENIESVKVWPWDSRTILTGMGDQVRLAAALAEQNEPVATILDRLAILRQTSHTGFVVDSMKPLLHTGEINPGHGPGNAPLLAGKPLLVFENSGKIRLAGSTLRLKSALGDLLDLMASNLMQSDTLKATILNADQPEVTEQWLMTAHDRFPQVAFDAALIGPSFGVHVGDGAMGLTWARDYRELVTR; this is encoded by the coding sequence GTGAAACTAGCAATTATGACGGATACGTCAGCAGGGATTACCCCCCAGGAAGCTGAAAGTCGCGGAATCACGCTACTCTCGGCGCCAATCATGTTTGGTAACCGACAATATCACGAATATCAAGACCTGAGTCCGGCCGACTATTATCGGTTATTGCGCTTAAGTAAGCCACGAAAAATGGTTCCCACCGCACCTCAGATTTCGATGCAAACGCTCCACACCGCCTGTGACCAATTAGCCCAGCAGCAAGTGACGGACGTTATCGTGATTGGCCCGACTAGTGGACTATCGGGCTTCATGACGACGTTGGGCGCTTACGTGGAGAACATCGAGAGCGTCAAGGTTTGGCCCTGGGATTCTCGCACGATTCTGACGGGGATGGGCGATCAGGTGCGCTTAGCAGCGGCACTGGCTGAACAAAACGAGCCGGTGGCGACCATTTTGGACCGGCTAGCCATCTTACGGCAAACCAGTCACACCGGGTTTGTGGTGGACTCCATGAAGCCGTTATTACATACGGGAGAAATTAACCCGGGGCACGGTCCGGGTAACGCACCGTTACTGGCGGGCAAACCGCTACTGGTCTTCGAAAATTCGGGAAAGATCCGGTTGGCGGGGAGTACTTTACGCCTGAAGAGTGCACTGGGAGATCTATTGGATCTCATGGCGTCCAACCTGATGCAAAGTGACACGCTTAAGGCCACGATTCTCAATGCCGATCAACCGGAGGTCACCGAACAGTGGCTGATGACGGCGCATGATCGGTTCCCCCAGGTGGCCTTTGACGCGGCCCTGATTGGGCCCAGCTTTGGCGTTCACGTGGGGGACGGGGCCATGGGCTTGACCTGGGCCCGTGATTACCGAGAGTTAGTGACACGCTAG